From a region of the Thermococcus profundus genome:
- a CDS encoding UvrD-helicase domain-containing protein: MKAIRIVGNAGTGKTTTLLSLYSYLTNRPLSSLQRDIINEYFGDLNVPRGKEALMLTFSSTAAKELAKRLTGQEDTGYLTNIRTLHSFAASYLAQRRSIKFPTVNGRPGDTFVVFCRKFNIPFSTEEPFAPLLGNTIANMLSAAINRYYPEEKDIGIVLAKHILPRLQGKEQEVLLSYLEFKEKTGYWDYNDVLMALFDEEHIDLSSFGDEEIGYLIIDEAQDLSALQYSIISKIVQDNQDAIDLVVFAGDPHQTIYSFQAADPRFFMELDKLLGVDVETIVLKRSFRVPRTVSFASKQLLIRTRAVLNPSFLNYEPRPEIGEYRVIPFVDLVDGNTVSEAIKMSQVRKLIEEAGDELKRGKSVAILTRTNVQARFFEKLFILAGYSPKRLKASAASAADKLMFILAGVDYLQNGLEEGAVPKEVKEELFASPGWRANVKRFLRLTAFSRYLDNELIERMLLYSFKERGVNFDKMKFKGATLDHVQKNEKLRRLVEKNRPVIERFLENPMRFLSRKDVETYLRDKDYYDVLLVLLRTGRALTDSHLFIDTIHASKGAEFDVVYLYDSTRALPATESEKREAVFVLYVGMTRAREALRILDTENSLLGYFKREHSLYELGNASLVQHLAQVAT; the protein is encoded by the coding sequence ATGAAGGCCATCAGGATCGTAGGCAATGCTGGCACAGGCAAAACTACAACCCTTCTATCTCTTTACTCATATTTGACGAACAGACCACTCTCTTCACTCCAAAGGGACATTATTAATGAATATTTCGGTGATTTAAACGTCCCAAGAGGAAAAGAAGCATTGATGTTAACGTTTAGCAGCACTGCTGCCAAGGAGCTTGCCAAGAGATTAACGGGACAGGAGGATACGGGCTATTTGACGAACATTCGGACATTGCATTCGTTTGCGGCCTCTTATCTAGCCCAAAGAAGATCAATAAAATTCCCTACGGTGAACGGCCGTCCGGGCGATACCTTTGTTGTGTTTTGCAGGAAGTTCAACATTCCATTCTCGACCGAGGAGCCTTTTGCCCCTCTGTTGGGAAATACCATTGCAAACATGCTTTCAGCGGCGATCAACAGATATTACCCGGAAGAGAAAGATATTGGCATTGTTTTAGCAAAGCACATATTACCCAGGCTTCAGGGTAAAGAGCAGGAAGTACTGTTGAGCTATTTGGAATTCAAGGAGAAAACTGGCTATTGGGACTACAACGACGTTCTCATGGCCCTATTCGACGAGGAGCACATTGATCTCTCCTCCTTTGGTGACGAGGAGATTGGATACCTCATTATTGATGAGGCACAGGATCTCTCGGCGCTTCAGTACTCGATTATCTCAAAGATTGTCCAAGACAATCAGGATGCTATTGACCTCGTTGTTTTTGCTGGGGATCCGCACCAGACGATTTATTCGTTCCAAGCGGCTGACCCGCGCTTTTTCATGGAGTTGGACAAGTTGTTGGGAGTGGACGTTGAGACGATAGTCCTCAAGCGTTCTTTTCGAGTTCCTCGGACTGTGAGCTTTGCCAGCAAACAACTCCTCATCCGAACTAGAGCGGTACTAAATCCGAGTTTTCTGAACTATGAGCCGAGGCCAGAAATCGGGGAGTATCGAGTTATCCCCTTTGTTGATCTTGTTGATGGGAACACTGTTAGTGAGGCTATCAAGATGAGTCAAGTTCGTAAACTGATTGAGGAGGCGGGCGATGAGCTCAAAAGAGGGAAGAGTGTTGCAATCTTGACAAGGACTAATGTTCAGGCTCGGTTTTTTGAGAAGCTGTTCATACTGGCTGGGTACTCGCCAAAACGATTGAAGGCCTCTGCGGCAAGCGCGGCGGACAAACTCATGTTCATCCTAGCTGGAGTGGATTATCTCCAGAACGGGCTTGAGGAGGGAGCCGTTCCAAAAGAGGTCAAAGAAGAATTGTTCGCTTCACCAGGTTGGAGGGCTAATGTTAAGAGGTTCCTTCGCCTCACTGCCTTTTCGAGGTACCTCGACAATGAGCTAATCGAGCGAATGCTGCTTTATTCTTTCAAGGAGCGAGGAGTCAATTTCGACAAGATGAAGTTCAAGGGCGCAACTCTTGATCACGTGCAAAAGAATGAGAAGTTGAGAAGGCTCGTTGAGAAAAATCGGCCCGTTATTGAAAGGTTCCTTGAGAACCCTATGCGGTTTCTGAGCAGGAAGGACGTTGAAACATACCTCCGTGACAAGGATTATTATGATGTCCTCCTAGTTCTTTTAAGGACTGGACGGGCACTGACTGACTCTCATCTTTTCATTGACACTATTCATGCGAGCAAGGGAGCCGAGTTTGATGTCGTTTATTTGTACGATTCCACTAGGGCTCTGCCTGCTACTGAGTCGGAAAAGAGGGAGGCTGTGTTCGTTCTTTATGTGGGGATGACGCGTGCAAGGGAGGCTTTGAGAATTTTGGATACGGAAAACAGTTTGTTGGGTTATTTCAAGAGGGAGCACTCCCTTTATGAGCTGGGCAACGCGAGCCTCGTACAGCACCTTGCGCAGGTTGCTACTTGA
- a CDS encoding Eco57I restriction-modification methylase domain-containing protein, whose translation MLFLYAMNKPRRGYARKDSEEIKSVPSPVVRDIFLYGVPYFNGGLFSPVEIAGVNLDEIITEIDDKLLSEIVLGFFEAYNFTVTEETPYEVEVAVDPAMLGKIYESLIAAEEQAGSEEERRASGIFYTPRSEVDFMCRMAVYEYLERNTKLDKEILRKFIFTPSYDWDPNSLTWGEIEEIEKALKDVKIVDPAAGSGAFLVGMYHLLIELYEKLTEDSKITYKKKLEIIRDNIYGVDIKDWAIRVAKLRLWLALIEGEGKIPNEPILPNLETKLAVGDSLAPPHFVLKIGGRKKVIEIPLAKFRESLKLLWARTGASEAIVSYKELVRKYFMGEKINGKPVTLKDIQDAKWGALQEFLESALNEEMKAKEKKEIRLLLEAVSKQDYSTLEKPPFIWELDFPDVMLEKKGFDIVIANPPYVRQEKIYPEYYDLAEFQMLPKKEQEKLKKDYKNKIKAHMETILREKFKWETTLPGRSDLYAYFFIQAVNLLNPNGSLVFITSNSWLDVDFGKALQEFFIRATYLKAVIDYTKRSFEQADVNTVITVLTRKPAKLFNLLDEKSFTNFVLLKRDFDWVGEKLVEKILKPYFEEKGVEIFGGIVHSYEDDEVRVRTVREIELAKMGGFKVREFLKGTYTLQGEYSGMKWGGILIRAPKIFYVILDKGKGKLVRLGEIAEVRRGFTTGANEFFYLEPIKNPKEWPICPVCGRVHEPGEGLVAVRNKAGWEGYIEEEFLRPVVKSPQEIKTYVIRPEDLKLRVFLCNLSKEALKRAGKVHALEYIEWGESRGYQNRPTTRSRTLWWDLGVREPSHILIPERYWNTYKIALNTAQALENKNLYGVRLDESNIDTTMGYLASTILPLFLELYGRSNLGEGVLDIDVYMSQEILVLHIDDVDRAEKLHWLLMKLANRPIKSIFEELGLPKPNRDFSNVKPEDVSIGRVLPDRRELDRVIFEALGLTEEEQLEVYRAVVELVKARLVKARTFSKKGKR comes from the coding sequence GTGCTCTTCCTCTACGCCATGAACAAGCCGAGGAGAGGATACGCACGCAAAGACAGCGAGGAGATAAAGAGCGTTCCATCTCCCGTTGTTAGAGACATATTCCTCTACGGGGTTCCCTACTTCAACGGTGGCCTCTTCAGCCCGGTTGAGATTGCAGGGGTTAACCTCGACGAGATAATCACCGAGATAGATGATAAACTGTTGTCGGAGATAGTCCTCGGCTTCTTCGAAGCATACAACTTCACCGTCACGGAGGAGACTCCCTACGAAGTTGAGGTGGCCGTTGACCCAGCAATGCTCGGCAAGATTTACGAGTCCCTCATAGCGGCTGAAGAGCAGGCCGGGAGTGAAGAGGAAAGGAGAGCATCGGGAATATTCTACACACCAAGGAGCGAAGTGGACTTTATGTGCAGGATGGCGGTCTATGAGTACCTCGAAAGGAACACCAAGCTCGACAAAGAAATTTTGAGGAAGTTCATCTTCACGCCATCCTACGATTGGGATCCAAATTCACTCACTTGGGGCGAGATTGAAGAGATTGAAAAGGCCCTCAAAGATGTTAAAATCGTTGACCCCGCCGCGGGAAGTGGTGCCTTTCTCGTTGGTATGTATCACCTTCTCATAGAGCTCTACGAAAAGCTCACAGAGGACTCCAAGATCACCTACAAGAAGAAGCTTGAGATAATCCGCGACAACATCTACGGCGTTGACATCAAGGACTGGGCGATAAGGGTAGCCAAGCTCAGGCTCTGGCTGGCCCTCATTGAAGGGGAGGGCAAAATACCCAATGAGCCGATCCTTCCAAACCTCGAAACCAAGCTGGCCGTTGGCGACTCCCTCGCCCCACCGCACTTTGTCCTTAAAATCGGCGGAAGGAAAAAGGTCATCGAGATTCCCTTAGCCAAGTTCAGGGAGAGCCTCAAACTCCTCTGGGCAAGAACGGGCGCAAGTGAGGCGATAGTAAGCTACAAAGAGCTCGTGAGGAAGTACTTTATGGGTGAAAAGATCAACGGAAAGCCCGTTACTCTGAAGGACATCCAGGACGCAAAATGGGGCGCCCTCCAAGAGTTCCTTGAGAGTGCCCTTAACGAGGAGATGAAGGCAAAGGAGAAGAAGGAGATCAGACTACTCCTTGAGGCGGTGTCAAAGCAGGACTACTCGACCTTGGAAAAGCCGCCTTTCATCTGGGAGCTTGACTTCCCGGACGTGATGCTTGAAAAGAAGGGCTTCGACATCGTGATAGCCAATCCACCCTACGTGAGGCAGGAGAAGATCTACCCAGAGTACTACGATTTGGCCGAGTTTCAGATGCTTCCAAAGAAAGAGCAGGAGAAGCTTAAGAAGGACTACAAGAACAAGATAAAGGCCCACATGGAGACCATTCTAAGGGAGAAGTTTAAGTGGGAGACTACCCTGCCGGGAAGGAGCGACCTCTATGCTTATTTCTTCATCCAGGCCGTAAACCTGCTGAACCCCAATGGCTCGCTCGTCTTCATTACCTCAAACTCCTGGCTGGACGTGGACTTCGGAAAGGCCCTTCAGGAGTTCTTCATAAGGGCGACCTACCTCAAGGCTGTGATAGACTACACGAAGAGGAGCTTCGAGCAGGCGGACGTTAACACGGTGATAACCGTCCTCACGAGGAAGCCGGCCAAGCTCTTCAACCTGCTCGATGAGAAGTCCTTCACCAACTTCGTCCTCCTCAAGAGGGACTTTGACTGGGTAGGCGAGAAACTCGTCGAGAAGATACTGAAACCGTACTTCGAGGAGAAGGGCGTCGAGATCTTTGGAGGAATCGTCCACAGCTACGAGGACGACGAGGTGAGGGTTAGAACCGTTAGAGAGATAGAGCTTGCCAAAATGGGCGGCTTCAAGGTCAGGGAGTTCCTCAAGGGGACTTACACCCTTCAGGGTGAGTACAGTGGAATGAAGTGGGGCGGAATACTCATAAGGGCGCCGAAGATATTCTACGTTATCCTCGACAAGGGGAAGGGCAAGCTCGTGAGGCTTGGGGAGATTGCCGAGGTCAGGAGAGGGTTCACAACGGGAGCGAACGAGTTCTTCTACCTTGAGCCGATAAAGAATCCAAAGGAGTGGCCGATCTGTCCGGTTTGTGGAAGGGTTCACGAGCCGGGAGAGGGCTTAGTTGCAGTGAGGAACAAGGCGGGATGGGAGGGCTACATTGAAGAGGAGTTTCTGAGACCGGTCGTGAAGAGCCCGCAGGAGATAAAGACCTATGTAATTAGGCCAGAGGACCTGAAGCTTCGTGTGTTCCTCTGTAATCTCTCGAAAGAAGCGCTAAAGAGAGCTGGCAAGGTTCATGCGTTGGAGTACATCGAGTGGGGAGAGAGTCGGGGATATCAGAATAGACCAACAACTAGATCACGCACCCTCTGGTGGGATTTAGGTGTTAGGGAGCCGTCCCATATTTTAATTCCAGAAAGGTACTGGAACACATACAAGATAGCTCTGAATACTGCTCAAGCGCTTGAAAACAAGAACCTTTATGGGGTGCGTTTGGATGAGTCCAACATAGATACAACTATGGGATATTTAGCTTCTACAATTTTGCCACTGTTCCTTGAACTGTATGGGAGAAGCAATTTAGGAGAAGGCGTTCTTGACATTGATGTGTACATGAGCCAAGAGATATTAGTACTCCACATAGACGACGTAGATAGGGCAGAAAAATTACATTGGCTCCTAATGAAGTTAGCCAACCGCCCGATCAAGTCCATCTTCGAGGAGCTCGGCCTTCCGAAACCAAACAGAGACTTCAGCAACGTCAAGCCTGAGGACGTCTCCATTGGCAGGGTTCTTCCAGACAGGCGCGAGCTTGACAGGGTGATCTTTGAGGCGCTCGGATTGACCGAGGAGGAGCAGCTTGAGGTTTACAGGGCGGTTGTCGAACTCGTGAAGGCAAGGCTGGTGAAGGCGAGGACGTTTTCAAAGAAGGGGAAGAGGTGA
- a CDS encoding type IV toxin-antitoxin system AbiEi family antitoxin domain-containing protein, with protein sequence MKPIIQLLLSDYGGQVITREELEKLATYFSEDVDYLVNYLIQYGYVIRILRGLYYVKTPLEFSSGGSPPVYKLLSLGMSRITENWYFGLFTALVLNGLTHETFTTVFVINDRIARPKVINVNGTPVRIIRSRRNIFDFGIIVRDSLKLSDIEKTLLDFLYFSSYGTVSRELALRIWREYSGYADREKLKRYSERYPMSVRKVIRDGR encoded by the coding sequence ATGAAGCCGATCATTCAGCTGCTCCTTTCGGATTACGGTGGACAGGTAATAACCCGCGAAGAACTGGAGAAGCTCGCCACTTACTTCAGCGAGGACGTTGACTATCTCGTGAACTACCTTATCCAGTACGGCTACGTTATTAGAATTCTCCGGGGTTTGTACTACGTGAAAACTCCGCTGGAATTCTCATCGGGGGGTTCCCCACCAGTCTACAAACTCCTCTCTCTCGGAATGAGCAGGATAACGGAGAACTGGTATTTCGGTCTGTTTACGGCCCTGGTACTCAACGGCCTCACCCACGAGACATTCACAACCGTTTTCGTTATCAACGACAGAATAGCCAGGCCAAAAGTCATAAACGTGAACGGAACACCCGTGAGAATAATCAGGAGCAGGCGGAATATCTTCGATTTCGGAATAATCGTAAGGGACTCGTTGAAGCTCTCCGACATTGAAAAGACCCTTCTTGATTTCCTCTACTTTTCCAGTTATGGTACTGTTTCCAGGGAACTTGCCCTGAGAATCTGGAGGGAATACTCGGGGTATGCTGATAGAGAAAAGCTCAAACGATATTCCGAGAGGTATCCAATGTCAGTGAGGAAGGTGATCCGGGATGGAAGGTAA
- a CDS encoding nucleotidyl transferase AbiEii/AbiGii toxin family protein, producing the protein MEGNSLLMEIRRNERRGFARFVSRKTGIKSIDLVEWDYIIHTILKELERDPQFKENYIFKGGTCLVKCHLGYYRFSRDLDFAYRDSDRLRELSRSQLRQFLNEETGRIAEILKCVAEDLGLEFQYSGHNDFNNHRYFSFRIGPGWFREIVLYSPLGEKIKIEVNYAEKLAFKPKTLKANTLLSWKGITLTSKEYEKYIEFLGNYYPLRILAYSDREILVEKVRALLTRREFKLRDLYDLYKLNQRGLEISKYKNKIVDKIRNYLALSSLAREHLEVALNSIEEGTFLTDIGAEIERDSGLIVEPFSKEEFLKFVDELREELMEISGDLKPLNEVKNNG; encoded by the coding sequence ATGGAAGGTAATTCACTCCTGATGGAAATCCGCAGGAACGAAAGGAGAGGTTTTGCAAGGTTCGTTTCCAGAAAAACAGGAATAAAATCCATTGATCTCGTCGAATGGGACTACATAATCCATACGATTTTGAAAGAACTTGAGAGGGATCCGCAGTTTAAGGAAAACTACATTTTCAAAGGTGGCACATGCCTTGTGAAGTGTCACCTCGGTTATTACCGCTTCAGCAGAGATCTGGATTTCGCATACCGGGATAGCGACAGGCTTAGAGAACTGAGCAGGAGTCAACTCAGGCAGTTCCTGAACGAGGAAACGGGAAGAATAGCAGAAATCCTGAAGTGCGTCGCGGAGGACTTAGGCCTTGAGTTTCAGTACTCGGGGCATAATGACTTCAATAACCATAGGTATTTTAGCTTCAGGATTGGTCCGGGCTGGTTCAGGGAGATAGTGTTGTACTCCCCACTCGGTGAGAAGATAAAAATAGAAGTAAACTACGCGGAAAAACTCGCGTTTAAGCCTAAAACATTGAAAGCGAACACATTATTATCCTGGAAGGGGATTACGCTCACTTCAAAGGAATATGAAAAGTACATAGAATTCCTTGGCAACTATTATCCTCTTCGCATTCTTGCATACTCTGACAGGGAAATCCTCGTGGAGAAAGTCAGGGCACTCTTAACCAGACGGGAGTTTAAGCTCAGGGACCTCTATGATTTGTACAAACTCAATCAACGTGGGCTTGAGATTTCAAAATACAAGAATAAAATAGTCGACAAGATAAGAAACTACTTGGCCTTGAGTTCGTTAGCAAGGGAACATCTGGAAGTTGCTCTGAATTCAATTGAAGAAGGCACTTTCCTCACAGATATTGGCGCCGAGATAGAGAGGGATAGTGGCCTGATTGTGGAACCTTTCAGCAAAGAAGAATTTTTGAAGTTTGTTGATGAGTTAAGAGAAGAATTAATGGAAATCTCAGGAGATTTAAAACCTCTAAATGAGGTGAAAAACAATGGCTGA
- a CDS encoding helicase-related protein: MAESAIQLLDRHGLVDNQRVRLIDVLREVLTSGYYNQIDVAVGFLFISGMREIQDELETFFSKGGRMRIVIGNQTNRETFEQLSMVYHSLEALQKIKRREKSIETNLDQQSEDIEKNANFMEQSEENELFLRRLMEWIQSGKLEIKIYVKEFMHAKAYLFYPSETSMMRIGLVGSSNFTLAGLSGNTELNAIVQSTHFESLKEWYEGIWKEALPFNPKLLEIIGRSWAGQVPGNLPSPWEVFIRGLYELYKEILERDTGFLLRRLEDKLYDFQKDAVVRAISIVNKYGGVLISDVVGLGKSYIGLALLEHFSLLDLLQGRPKEVAVIAPPGLIRYWESLLRENNIPGKVFSSGLLPRRELSPEKYQEMEEYIKRVGTVLVDEAHHYSNPHTKSYKNLQELVAGKRLILLTATPYRKMYRDIINQIRLFLPERRHPFPITPQTWDELTKAIERGEIDPSYVLREVLIRRTRYDILKLYGGEGNCIKIKKNKKLCFPRRELSVLTYTISEVYPEDIYELLLNGISSMNYARFDLYNYVLPQFREAEPYKNLSSAGKPLKGLMRILYLKRLESSWYAMYQTLRRDLIKTKNFIKFVQNGLIPAGDEFDDILLGKINSNEEGLLSDEEVAEFIEKYKLKNKVTYKAGAFRVGKLLEDLEHDIKILESMEKPLKKLKEDLENHPEKDPKLRRLAEEIIKLRKEGKKVLVFSEFEETVQWIHKGLKEILPKDISQKMDYVSSNTKGIADKIKRFAPKSNGNLDIDESQELHILIATDVLSEGLNLQDANVVVNYDLHWTPIKLIQRIGRVDRIGTEHDEILVYNFFPEKKLEENLGLLQKVERRVQEFSRALGTDGKILQEEEEWNPSAIRAIYGTDEMEKIEEEFSSSLLSVTTFAEKLLRDYKEANEERFKEIIKRYSMRSIVKLPKGKESVAFFVCTNGVISQYFVYRLINGEWKPQNVPIEQLLKDTGLKENTRPYNSREAMKTYRLVANRALSNFKELLKISESELEYTRRSASKIPPKVKLILGKIEEKMAKTKNPGEKEYLSQLHDLVYWGYLNNEPFKNALLRANVTKRTSRDTVINLCQELVERFGIAARRNAIKEEIKKRKTEGVKPHIVAGLLFVPEEVEG, translated from the coding sequence ATGGCTGAGTCAGCCATACAACTTCTTGACAGGCACGGCCTTGTTGACAACCAAAGGGTTAGACTAATAGACGTCCTCAGGGAGGTTCTGACTTCTGGATACTACAACCAGATAGACGTTGCGGTTGGCTTTCTTTTCATAAGTGGGATGAGGGAAATTCAGGATGAACTTGAGACTTTCTTCTCCAAAGGAGGCAGGATGAGAATAGTGATAGGCAACCAGACGAACAGGGAAACCTTCGAGCAACTTAGTATGGTTTATCATTCACTCGAAGCTCTTCAGAAGATAAAGCGCCGTGAAAAAAGCATTGAAACCAACCTCGACCAACAGAGCGAAGACATCGAAAAAAACGCCAATTTCATGGAACAGAGCGAAGAAAATGAGCTATTCTTAAGAAGGCTCATGGAGTGGATCCAGAGCGGGAAACTTGAGATCAAAATCTACGTCAAGGAGTTCATGCATGCAAAAGCTTACCTGTTTTATCCCTCAGAAACTTCCATGATGCGGATAGGCCTCGTTGGGTCAAGCAATTTCACATTAGCTGGACTCTCTGGCAATACTGAACTGAACGCCATCGTTCAGTCTACTCATTTCGAGAGCCTGAAGGAATGGTACGAGGGAATATGGAAAGAAGCATTACCATTCAACCCCAAATTGCTTGAGATAATAGGGAGAAGTTGGGCAGGCCAAGTACCCGGCAATCTCCCCTCACCCTGGGAAGTCTTTATCAGGGGACTGTACGAGCTCTACAAGGAGATACTGGAGAGGGATACAGGATTCCTGTTGAGAAGGCTTGAAGACAAACTCTATGACTTCCAGAAAGATGCGGTTGTGAGAGCAATATCCATCGTTAATAAGTACGGGGGAGTCTTAATAAGCGATGTAGTTGGTCTTGGCAAGAGCTACATTGGACTGGCACTCCTGGAGCATTTCTCACTCTTAGATCTTCTCCAGGGTCGTCCGAAGGAAGTTGCGGTAATAGCCCCACCTGGCCTTATTCGCTACTGGGAAAGCCTATTAAGAGAGAATAACATTCCTGGAAAAGTGTTTTCATCCGGCCTGCTCCCTCGCAGAGAGTTATCCCCAGAGAAGTATCAGGAAATGGAAGAGTACATAAAACGCGTAGGAACCGTGCTGGTTGATGAAGCCCACCACTATTCAAATCCACACACGAAATCGTACAAAAACCTCCAGGAACTTGTGGCTGGCAAAAGGCTCATTCTCTTAACTGCGACACCGTACAGAAAGATGTACAGGGACATAATCAACCAGATTCGTCTTTTCCTTCCAGAGAGGAGACATCCATTCCCAATAACGCCGCAGACTTGGGACGAGTTAACGAAGGCCATAGAGAGAGGTGAAATTGATCCGTCATACGTACTGAGAGAAGTTCTAATACGAAGAACTAGGTATGATATTCTCAAGCTCTACGGGGGCGAAGGCAACTGCATCAAGATAAAGAAGAACAAAAAACTTTGTTTCCCACGGAGAGAGCTGTCAGTGCTCACATACACAATATCGGAGGTCTACCCAGAGGACATTTACGAGCTACTTCTGAATGGAATTTCTTCCATGAATTACGCTAGGTTCGACCTCTACAACTACGTACTTCCCCAGTTTAGGGAGGCTGAACCCTACAAGAACCTATCCTCGGCTGGCAAACCCCTCAAGGGCCTAATGAGAATCCTCTACCTAAAACGCCTTGAAAGTTCTTGGTATGCCATGTATCAGACTCTACGGAGGGACTTAATAAAGACTAAAAACTTCATTAAATTTGTCCAGAATGGCCTCATCCCAGCGGGAGATGAGTTTGACGACATTCTTCTTGGAAAGATCAATAGTAATGAAGAGGGACTCCTCAGCGATGAGGAGGTTGCAGAGTTCATCGAAAAGTACAAGCTCAAAAACAAAGTAACTTACAAGGCTGGTGCTTTCAGGGTTGGAAAGCTCCTTGAGGATTTAGAGCATGATATCAAAATCCTTGAGTCAATGGAAAAACCGTTGAAAAAACTCAAGGAGGACCTTGAGAACCATCCAGAGAAAGATCCAAAGCTTAGGAGGCTAGCAGAGGAAATCATAAAACTGAGGAAAGAAGGCAAGAAGGTTCTCGTCTTCAGTGAATTCGAAGAGACCGTTCAGTGGATCCACAAGGGCCTCAAGGAAATTCTTCCTAAGGATATTTCTCAAAAAATGGATTACGTGAGCTCAAACACCAAGGGAATAGCCGACAAAATCAAGCGTTTCGCTCCAAAATCGAATGGAAATCTAGATATTGATGAGTCACAGGAGCTTCATATTTTAATAGCGACTGATGTCCTCAGCGAAGGTCTTAACCTCCAGGATGCGAATGTTGTCGTAAATTATGATCTACATTGGACCCCCATCAAGCTAATCCAGAGAATAGGTAGAGTTGACAGAATTGGAACGGAGCATGATGAGATTCTAGTTTACAACTTCTTCCCCGAGAAAAAGCTTGAGGAAAATCTAGGACTCCTGCAAAAGGTAGAGAGAAGGGTCCAGGAGTTCAGCAGAGCACTTGGAACAGATGGAAAGATCCTTCAAGAAGAAGAGGAGTGGAATCCATCGGCGATAAGAGCCATCTATGGGACAGATGAGATGGAAAAAATAGAAGAGGAGTTCAGCAGTTCCTTGCTCTCAGTCACTACTTTTGCCGAAAAGCTGTTGCGGGATTACAAAGAAGCCAACGAGGAAAGGTTCAAAGAGATAATAAAGAGGTACTCAATGAGAAGCATTGTAAAACTCCCCAAGGGAAAAGAATCAGTAGCCTTCTTTGTCTGCACTAACGGAGTGATTTCCCAATACTTTGTTTACCGCCTCATAAATGGAGAGTGGAAGCCCCAAAACGTTCCAATTGAGCAACTGTTAAAGGATACTGGATTGAAGGAGAACACTCGACCATACAACAGCAGGGAGGCTATGAAGACTTATCGTCTCGTGGCTAATAGGGCACTATCTAACTTCAAAGAACTATTGAAGATATCCGAAAGCGAGCTGGAGTACACACGTAGGAGTGCCTCTAAAATACCTCCAAAGGTGAAACTCATCCTTGGAAAGATCGAGGAAAAAATGGCAAAAACGAAGAATCCCGGAGAGAAAGAGTATCTCAGCCAGCTTCATGATCTGGTGTACTGGGGCTACCTCAATAATGAGCCATTTAAGAACGCCCTGCTCAGGGCCAATGTAACGAAAAGAACATCGAGGGATACAGTGATAAACCTCTGCCAGGAACTTGTTGAGCGCTTTGGCATTGCAGCCCGCCGGAATGCCATCAAAGAGGAAATTAAAAAGCGGAAAACAGAGGGAGTCAAGCCGCACATAGTAGCTGGACTTCTCTTCGTTCCGGAGGAAGTAGAAGGTTAA
- a CDS encoding DUF365 domain-containing protein gives MVRIMEEEVVGVTFPVPKWFLDRILKEGKTVFVKPSTLRVQPGMKVIFYASREGQAWLGEAEVEAVEQLTNVEEVIKKYGDELFLTPKELRQYEKEREKWHSRGRRPRPWMVLKLKNVMKYSKPVKPPRFIAVSGRYVKEKEYREILRRAGV, from the coding sequence ATGGTGAGAATAATGGAAGAGGAAGTCGTGGGTGTCACCTTTCCAGTCCCAAAGTGGTTCCTTGACAGGATTCTTAAAGAGGGCAAGACTGTCTTCGTCAAGCCTTCGACGCTGAGAGTTCAGCCGGGCATGAAAGTCATCTTTTATGCCTCCAGGGAAGGTCAGGCCTGGCTTGGAGAGGCTGAAGTTGAGGCGGTTGAGCAGCTCACGAACGTTGAGGAGGTCATCAAAAAATATGGGGACGAGCTTTTCCTCACTCCGAAGGAGCTCAGACAGTATGAGAAGGAGCGTGAGAAATGGCACTCACGCGGAAGGAGGCCGAGGCCCTGGATGGTTCTCAAGCTGAAGAACGTGATGAAATATTCAAAGCCAGTTAAGCCACCGAGGTTTATCGCCGTCTCTGGAAGGTATGTCAAAGAGAAAGAGTACAGGGAAATTCTAAGAAGAGCGGGGGTTTAA
- a CDS encoding beta clamp domain-containing protein, whose protein sequence is MAFELALSSTKPLVDMLVAAVNLLGENPPSKVVILEVAEQGASLQITEPKRVAFVKIYIPRGLFLKYNIEDKELVEIPWYDLERVLKRSKSSDVLILKKGNESVLEVTFESVAIRTFRLPLLSPQKTLSS, encoded by the coding sequence ATGGCATTTGAGCTCGCATTAAGCAGCACCAAGCCTCTTGTGGATATGCTAGTCGCAGCGGTTAATTTATTAGGCGAGAATCCCCCTTCAAAGGTCGTGATACTTGAAGTTGCAGAACAAGGAGCTTCACTACAAATAACAGAGCCAAAGAGAGTTGCTTTTGTGAAGATTTACATTCCACGAGGACTATTTTTAAAATACAACATTGAGGATAAAGAACTCGTTGAAATTCCCTGGTATGATCTCGAAAGAGTTCTTAAGAGATCCAAGAGTAGTGATGTCCTTATCCTCAAAAAAGGGAATGAATCAGTTTTGGAAGTTACATTTGAGAGTGTAGCAATACGAACCTTCAGGCTCCCGTTACTCTCTCCTCAGAAGACCCTGAGTAGTTAG